The following proteins are co-located in the Synchiropus splendidus isolate RoL2022-P1 chromosome 14, RoL_Sspl_1.0, whole genome shotgun sequence genome:
- the si:ch211-236l14.4 gene encoding SITS-binding protein isoform X3, producing the protein MGHWIEGDERDVEGGDSLSRCGHLLCHDHWDHLLASGGPAQQELDPQGNFERTDLGAQEPLVAYTDADGGQNLRGDQRWERGEPRPGGSVCEEPVLAEQDRVLLYVGLGGRGEDLSGGGRGPGDRVLQYGLDPGALSCGADGLLFNEQHILVRWCPRPGSDVAHQRSKRHHAAFRGQQSEGQSVRLRLSAGAILPGLFRLPFWKLLASVDSGPKVERELRTFSNRLRRHQLGEGVISLNEHSTTLLSEMDHDYLNGRKKGTSDTLTRDLPLVKLLNISITVSPFLGVDTPQFHTSLEEGNEDFWLSLPSGPQGQLIPVMSQWQGRFCVKLNVTNPGAVSWFLDRVGSLQAHLGMEYVVLEGSEGNVFEEQALRPPEALTGDKYISFLADLAIKMGDSTIVTAGTRSNHKPLFVRMSPLQSDWSSMGLKGVIPLLLHHTLLGYNFLIPDAVGGSLSDGLVTDKELFIRWLEVAAFLPVISFHTPPWVFGEDQVLNLTRGYIRIHQRDVVPLIEKFAEEWKMTGNPIYRPMWWLSPDDPVTFTIDDQFLIGDEMLVAPVLEQGVVQRDIYLPDGGFQWQDSRDAQVFDGGTFLQDYPVALGEVAVFLRRS; encoded by the exons ATGGGACACTGGATTGAAGGAGATGAACGAGACGTGGAAGGGGGCGATAGCTTGTCTCGGTGTGGCCATCTTCTTTGTCATGACCATTGGGATCATTTACTGGCAAGTGGTGGACCAGCCCAACAAGAACTGGATCCTCAGGGGAACTTTGAGCGGACTGATCTGGGAGCGCAGGAGCCACTCGTTGCTTATACAGACGCTGACGGAGGACAAAACCTACGTGGAGATCAACGTTGGGAACGTGGGGAACCCCGACCTGGAGGTTCCGTTTGTGAGGAACCTGTGCTGGCTGAACAAGACCGAGTTCTGTTATACGTGGGACTCGGTGGCCGAGGTGAAGATCTCTCTGGAGGTGGACGAGGACCAGGAGACCGAGTGCTACAGTATGGTCTGGACCCCGGTGCACTGTCATGTGGAGCTGACG GACTGCTTTTCAATGAGCAACATATCCTGGTACGGTGGTGCCCACGTCCGGGGTCAGACGTGGCCCATCAACGATCAAAACGCCACCATGCAGCCTTTCGTGGTCAGCAATCTGAGGGACAATCCGTCCGGCTTCGGCTCAGCGCTGGAGCGATACTTCCTGGGCTCTTCAG GCTGCCATTTTGGAAGCTGCTGGCCTCCGTGGACTCTGGGCCGAAGGTGGAGAGGGAGCTGAGGACCTTCTCTAATCGTCTGAGGAGACACCAGTTAGGAGAGGGAGTCATCAGCCTCAATGAACATTCCACCACCCTCCTCTCAGAAATG GACCATGACTACCTCAATGGCAGGAAAAAGGGGACGTCCGACACACTGACCAGGGACCTCCCACTTGTCAAGCTTCTTAACATTTCCATCACCGTGTCCCCTTTCCTTGGTGTGGATACCCCGCAGTTCCACACCTCCCTTGAGGAAGGCAATGAGGACTTCTGGCTCAGTCTCCCTTCAGGCCCCCAAGGACAGCTG ATTCCTGTGATGAGTCAATGGCAAGGGAGGTTTTGCGTGAAGCTGAATGTGACAAACCCTGGAGCAGTGAGCTGGTTCCTGGACCGGGTGGGATCCCTGCAGGCCCATTTAGGAATGGAGTATGTCGTGTTGGAAGGCAGTGAAGGGAACGTGTTTGAGGAGCAGGCCTTACGGCCACCTGAAGCTCTGACTGGGGATAAATATATCAGCTTTCTAGCTGACCTGGCCATCAAGATGGGAGACTCCACCATCGTGACCGCGGGGACGAG GTCCAACCACAAGCCGCTTTTTGTGAGGATGAGCCCCTTGCAGTCAGACTGGAGCTCGATGGGACTGAAGGGCGTCATTCCCCTGCTGCTGCATCACACTCTGCTGGGATACAACTTCCTCATTCCTGATGCAGTAG GTGGCTCTCTGTCAGACGGCTTGGTCACGGATAAGGAGTTGTTCATCCGCTGGTTGGAGGTCGCTGCCTTCCTCCCTGTTATCAGCTTCCATACCCCGCCGTGGGTCTTTGGAGAAGACCAG GTCCTGAACCTGACAAGAGGCTACATAAGAATCCACCAGAGAGATGTGGTCCCCCTGATAGAGAAGTTTGCCGAGGAGTGGAAGATGACCGGGAACCCGATATATCGGCCGATGTGGTGGCTCAGTCCCGATGATCCCGTGACGTTCACCATCGATGACCAGTTTCTCATTGGAGATGAG ATGTTGGTGGCGCCGGTGTTGGAGCAGGGCGTGGTGCAGCGAGATATTTACTTACCAGATGGAGGCTTCCAGTGGCAGGACAGCCGGGACGCTCAGGTGTTCGACGGCGGGACGTTTCTGCAGGACTACCCCGTGGCGTTGGGCGAGGTGGCCGTTTTCTTACGGAGGAGCTGA
- the si:ch211-236l14.4 gene encoding SITS-binding protein isoform X1 has translation MPHARNRNPSPIPEVTWDTGLKEMNETWKGAIACLGVAIFFVMTIGIIYWQVVDQPNKNWILRGTLSGLIWERRSHSLLIQTLTEDKTYVEINVGNVGNPDLEVPFVRNLCWLNKTEFCYTWDSVAEVKISLEVDEDQETECYSMVWTPVHCHVELTDCFSMSNISWYGGAHVRGQTWPINDQNATMQPFVVSNLRDNPSGFGSALERYFLGSSGVAVLVPPDVPLQLELDSGQQFCLQSLPSMERLPLQYTVCVAQNVKAVHQEAAQLLSPDARELPNLKTLWLPFWKLLASVDSGPKVERELRTFSNRLRRHQLGEGVISLNEHSTTLLSEMDHDYLNGRKKGTSDTLTRDLPLVKLLNISITVSPFLGVDTPQFHTSLEEGNEDFWLSLPSGPQGQLIPVMSQWQGRFCVKLNVTNPGAVSWFLDRVGSLQAHLGMEYVVLEGSEGNVFEEQALRPPEALTGDKYISFLADLAIKMGDSTIVTAGTRSNHKPLFVRMSPLQSDWSSMGLKGVIPLLLHHTLLGYNFLIPDAVGGSLSDGLVTDKELFIRWLEVAAFLPVISFHTPPWVFGEDQVLNLTRGYIRIHQRDVVPLIEKFAEEWKMTGNPIYRPMWWLSPDDPVTFTIDDQFLIGDEMLVAPVLEQGVVQRDIYLPDGGFQWQDSRDAQVFDGGTFLQDYPVALGEVAVFLRRS, from the exons atgccccACGCTCGAAATAGGAACCCCAGCCCCATCCCGGAGGTAACATGGGACACTGGATTGAAGGAGATGAACGAGACGTGGAAGGGGGCGATAGCTTGTCTCGGTGTGGCCATCTTCTTTGTCATGACCATTGGGATCATTTACTGGCAAGTGGTGGACCAGCCCAACAAGAACTGGATCCTCAGGGGAACTTTGAGCGGACTGATCTGGGAGCGCAGGAGCCACTCGTTGCTTATACAGACGCTGACGGAGGACAAAACCTACGTGGAGATCAACGTTGGGAACGTGGGGAACCCCGACCTGGAGGTTCCGTTTGTGAGGAACCTGTGCTGGCTGAACAAGACCGAGTTCTGTTATACGTGGGACTCGGTGGCCGAGGTGAAGATCTCTCTGGAGGTGGACGAGGACCAGGAGACCGAGTGCTACAGTATGGTCTGGACCCCGGTGCACTGTCATGTGGAGCTGACG GACTGCTTTTCAATGAGCAACATATCCTGGTACGGTGGTGCCCACGTCCGGGGTCAGACGTGGCCCATCAACGATCAAAACGCCACCATGCAGCCTTTCGTGGTCAGCAATCTGAGGGACAATCCGTCCGGCTTCGGCTCAGCGCTGGAGCGATACTTCCTGGGCTCTTCAG GTGTGGCCGTGCTGGTTCCCCCCGACGTCCCcctgcagctggagctggacagCGGTCAGCAGTTCTGTCTGCAGTCGCTCCCCAGTATGGAGCGTCTCCCTCTGCAGTACACGGTGTGTGTGGCCCAAAATGTGAAAGCTGTTCACCAAGAAGCAGCTCAACTGCTCTCGCCTGACGCCAGGGAGCTGCCAAACCTGAAGACTCTGTG GCTGCCATTTTGGAAGCTGCTGGCCTCCGTGGACTCTGGGCCGAAGGTGGAGAGGGAGCTGAGGACCTTCTCTAATCGTCTGAGGAGACACCAGTTAGGAGAGGGAGTCATCAGCCTCAATGAACATTCCACCACCCTCCTCTCAGAAATG GACCATGACTACCTCAATGGCAGGAAAAAGGGGACGTCCGACACACTGACCAGGGACCTCCCACTTGTCAAGCTTCTTAACATTTCCATCACCGTGTCCCCTTTCCTTGGTGTGGATACCCCGCAGTTCCACACCTCCCTTGAGGAAGGCAATGAGGACTTCTGGCTCAGTCTCCCTTCAGGCCCCCAAGGACAGCTG ATTCCTGTGATGAGTCAATGGCAAGGGAGGTTTTGCGTGAAGCTGAATGTGACAAACCCTGGAGCAGTGAGCTGGTTCCTGGACCGGGTGGGATCCCTGCAGGCCCATTTAGGAATGGAGTATGTCGTGTTGGAAGGCAGTGAAGGGAACGTGTTTGAGGAGCAGGCCTTACGGCCACCTGAAGCTCTGACTGGGGATAAATATATCAGCTTTCTAGCTGACCTGGCCATCAAGATGGGAGACTCCACCATCGTGACCGCGGGGACGAG GTCCAACCACAAGCCGCTTTTTGTGAGGATGAGCCCCTTGCAGTCAGACTGGAGCTCGATGGGACTGAAGGGCGTCATTCCCCTGCTGCTGCATCACACTCTGCTGGGATACAACTTCCTCATTCCTGATGCAGTAG GTGGCTCTCTGTCAGACGGCTTGGTCACGGATAAGGAGTTGTTCATCCGCTGGTTGGAGGTCGCTGCCTTCCTCCCTGTTATCAGCTTCCATACCCCGCCGTGGGTCTTTGGAGAAGACCAG GTCCTGAACCTGACAAGAGGCTACATAAGAATCCACCAGAGAGATGTGGTCCCCCTGATAGAGAAGTTTGCCGAGGAGTGGAAGATGACCGGGAACCCGATATATCGGCCGATGTGGTGGCTCAGTCCCGATGATCCCGTGACGTTCACCATCGATGACCAGTTTCTCATTGGAGATGAG ATGTTGGTGGCGCCGGTGTTGGAGCAGGGCGTGGTGCAGCGAGATATTTACTTACCAGATGGAGGCTTCCAGTGGCAGGACAGCCGGGACGCTCAGGTGTTCGACGGCGGGACGTTTCTGCAGGACTACCCCGTGGCGTTGGGCGAGGTGGCCGTTTTCTTACGGAGGAGCTGA
- the si:ch211-236l14.4 gene encoding SITS-binding protein isoform X2, which translates to MPHARNRNPSPIPEVTWDTGLKEMNETWKGAIACLGVAIFFVMTIGIIYWQVVDQPNKNWILRGTLSGLIWERRSHSLLIQTLTEDKTYVEINVGNVGNPDLEVPFVRNLCWLNKTEFCYTWDSVAEVKISLEVDEDQETECYSMVWTPVHCHVELTDCFSMSNISWYGGAHVRGQTWPINDQNATMQPFVVSNLRDNPSGFGSALERYFLGSSGVAVLVPPDVPLQLELDSGQQFCLQSLPSMERLPLQYTVCVAQNVKAVHQEAAQLLSPDARELPNLKTLWLPFWKLLASVDSGPKVERELRTFSNRLRRHQLGEGVISLNEHSTTLLSEMFHTSLEEGNEDFWLSLPSGPQGQLIPVMSQWQGRFCVKLNVTNPGAVSWFLDRVGSLQAHLGMEYVVLEGSEGNVFEEQALRPPEALTGDKYISFLADLAIKMGDSTIVTAGTRSNHKPLFVRMSPLQSDWSSMGLKGVIPLLLHHTLLGYNFLIPDAVGGSLSDGLVTDKELFIRWLEVAAFLPVISFHTPPWVFGEDQVLNLTRGYIRIHQRDVVPLIEKFAEEWKMTGNPIYRPMWWLSPDDPVTFTIDDQFLIGDEMLVAPVLEQGVVQRDIYLPDGGFQWQDSRDAQVFDGGTFLQDYPVALGEVAVFLRRS; encoded by the exons atgccccACGCTCGAAATAGGAACCCCAGCCCCATCCCGGAGGTAACATGGGACACTGGATTGAAGGAGATGAACGAGACGTGGAAGGGGGCGATAGCTTGTCTCGGTGTGGCCATCTTCTTTGTCATGACCATTGGGATCATTTACTGGCAAGTGGTGGACCAGCCCAACAAGAACTGGATCCTCAGGGGAACTTTGAGCGGACTGATCTGGGAGCGCAGGAGCCACTCGTTGCTTATACAGACGCTGACGGAGGACAAAACCTACGTGGAGATCAACGTTGGGAACGTGGGGAACCCCGACCTGGAGGTTCCGTTTGTGAGGAACCTGTGCTGGCTGAACAAGACCGAGTTCTGTTATACGTGGGACTCGGTGGCCGAGGTGAAGATCTCTCTGGAGGTGGACGAGGACCAGGAGACCGAGTGCTACAGTATGGTCTGGACCCCGGTGCACTGTCATGTGGAGCTGACG GACTGCTTTTCAATGAGCAACATATCCTGGTACGGTGGTGCCCACGTCCGGGGTCAGACGTGGCCCATCAACGATCAAAACGCCACCATGCAGCCTTTCGTGGTCAGCAATCTGAGGGACAATCCGTCCGGCTTCGGCTCAGCGCTGGAGCGATACTTCCTGGGCTCTTCAG GTGTGGCCGTGCTGGTTCCCCCCGACGTCCCcctgcagctggagctggacagCGGTCAGCAGTTCTGTCTGCAGTCGCTCCCCAGTATGGAGCGTCTCCCTCTGCAGTACACGGTGTGTGTGGCCCAAAATGTGAAAGCTGTTCACCAAGAAGCAGCTCAACTGCTCTCGCCTGACGCCAGGGAGCTGCCAAACCTGAAGACTCTGTG GCTGCCATTTTGGAAGCTGCTGGCCTCCGTGGACTCTGGGCCGAAGGTGGAGAGGGAGCTGAGGACCTTCTCTAATCGTCTGAGGAGACACCAGTTAGGAGAGGGAGTCATCAGCCTCAATGAACATTCCACCACCCTCCTCTCAGAAATG TTCCACACCTCCCTTGAGGAAGGCAATGAGGACTTCTGGCTCAGTCTCCCTTCAGGCCCCCAAGGACAGCTG ATTCCTGTGATGAGTCAATGGCAAGGGAGGTTTTGCGTGAAGCTGAATGTGACAAACCCTGGAGCAGTGAGCTGGTTCCTGGACCGGGTGGGATCCCTGCAGGCCCATTTAGGAATGGAGTATGTCGTGTTGGAAGGCAGTGAAGGGAACGTGTTTGAGGAGCAGGCCTTACGGCCACCTGAAGCTCTGACTGGGGATAAATATATCAGCTTTCTAGCTGACCTGGCCATCAAGATGGGAGACTCCACCATCGTGACCGCGGGGACGAG GTCCAACCACAAGCCGCTTTTTGTGAGGATGAGCCCCTTGCAGTCAGACTGGAGCTCGATGGGACTGAAGGGCGTCATTCCCCTGCTGCTGCATCACACTCTGCTGGGATACAACTTCCTCATTCCTGATGCAGTAG GTGGCTCTCTGTCAGACGGCTTGGTCACGGATAAGGAGTTGTTCATCCGCTGGTTGGAGGTCGCTGCCTTCCTCCCTGTTATCAGCTTCCATACCCCGCCGTGGGTCTTTGGAGAAGACCAG GTCCTGAACCTGACAAGAGGCTACATAAGAATCCACCAGAGAGATGTGGTCCCCCTGATAGAGAAGTTTGCCGAGGAGTGGAAGATGACCGGGAACCCGATATATCGGCCGATGTGGTGGCTCAGTCCCGATGATCCCGTGACGTTCACCATCGATGACCAGTTTCTCATTGGAGATGAG ATGTTGGTGGCGCCGGTGTTGGAGCAGGGCGTGGTGCAGCGAGATATTTACTTACCAGATGGAGGCTTCCAGTGGCAGGACAGCCGGGACGCTCAGGTGTTCGACGGCGGGACGTTTCTGCAGGACTACCCCGTGGCGTTGGGCGAGGTGGCCGTTTTCTTACGGAGGAGCTGA